The Lycium ferocissimum isolate CSIRO_LF1 unplaced genomic scaffold, AGI_CSIRO_Lferr_CH_V1 ctg5636, whole genome shotgun sequence genome has a segment encoding these proteins:
- the LOC132044959 gene encoding LOW QUALITY PROTEIN: putative disease resistance RPP13-like protein 1 (The sequence of the model RefSeq protein was modified relative to this genomic sequence to represent the inferred CDS: inserted 1 base in 1 codon) — protein sequence MEAVCDAFLSSALNVLKTFRTNKHDDVLFEKKTLRGLTSNCLRMREEKSTCEPFSLEIGLLKTSSICRKEVVSLAVGGAFVSSALNVLFDRLAPQGELLKMFQKHKDGVQLLEKLEDILLGLQIVLSDAENKQASNPRVSRWFNKLQYAVDGAENLIEEVNYEALRLKVEGQHQNLAETSNPQISGEFFLKIKKKLESTIERLEDFEKQIGRLDLTKYLDLGEQEKREFSTSVVVKSEILGRQNEIEDLVGRLLSVDANGKNLAVIPIVGMAGVGKTTLAKAIYNDERVKSHFNLKAWICVSEPYDAFRITKELLQEIGLEVDNNLNQLQVKLKESLKGKKFLFVLDDVWNESPTQWDDLKNLFVLGDVGSKIIVTTRKGGVASMMDNEKISMDILSSEVSWSLFKRHAFQNIDPKEHPELEEVGKQIAAKCNGLPLALKTLAGMLRSKSEVKGWERILRSEIWELPNDDILAALKLSYNDLPAHLKRCFSYCAIFPKDYPFCKEQVIQLWIANGLVQRLQEYVQIEDLGNEYFDELQSRSLFEMVPSSSQGNTEKFLMHDLLNDLAQIASLQLCIRLQESQGSHTLEKSRHLSYLMEYGDFGKLKPLCKLEQLRTLLPISFSDGSFPLSKRVLHNILPRLTSLRALSLSRYQIKELPDVLFIKLKLLRFLDLSQTEIRKLPDSICVLYNLETLLLSHCSCLEELPPQMERLINLRHLDISGTLLLEMPLQQSKLKSLHVLVGAKFLLTGCSDSRIGDLGELHNLYGSLSILELQNVVDRREALKANMREKNHVEKLSLEWSESIADNSQTERDILDELHPNPNIKELQITGYRGTKFPNWLADHCFLKLAKLSLSNCKACYSLPSLGQLPSLKFLAIRGMDRITEVTEEFYGSSSSKKPFNSLEKLEFAEMPEWKQWHVLGNGEFPALQDLSIEDCPKLIGKLPDNLCSLTRLTISECPKLNLETPIQLSNLKEFTVSGSPKVGVLFDDAELFTSQLQGMKQIVELYIHNCQSLTSLPISILSNTLKTIEIYGCGKLKLEASVGEMISSGYCNMFLERLDLRGCDSIDDISHELVPRARDLSVDNCHNLKRLLIPTGTETLEIRDCENLERFTVTCGTPMTSLFIHGCEKLKWLPERMQELLPSLKRLTLWNCPEIESFPEGGLPFNLEDLEISNCKKLVNGLKECCLRLPALRKLLIYHDASXRRLLISNLKTLSSQVFKSLISLEFLSTGNLPQIQSLLVEGLPSCLSEIMLYGHHELHSLPMEGLLIKMSGVLINHKCVRKKSISEAVGKDK from the exons atggaGGCTGTGTGTGATGCATTTCTTTCCTCAGCTTTGAATGTTCTCAAGACGTTTCGGACGAATAAGCATGATGATGTGCTCTTCGAGAAGAAAACATTGCGTGGTCTTACAAGTAATTGCTTGAGaatgagagaagaaaaatccACGTGTGAGCCATTTTCTTTGGAAATTGGACTGCTGAAAACTTCATCA ATTTGCAGAAAGGAGGTGGTCTCCTTGGCAGTTGGTGGTGCATTTGTTTCTTCAGCTTTGAATGTTCTCTTTGATAGGCTTGCTCCTCAGGGTGAGCTGCTCAAGATGTTTCAGAAGCATAAGGATGGTGTTCAGCTCTTAGAGAAGCTGGAGGACATTTTGCTTGGACTTCAGATTGTGCTAAGTGATGCAGAGAATAAGCAAGCATCAAATCCACGTGTGAGCCGGTGGTTTAATAAGCTTCAGTATGCTGTGGACGGTGCTGAAAACTTAATAGAAGAAGTCAATTATGAAGCTTTGAGACTTAAGGTGGAAGGTCAGCATCAAAATCTTGCAGAAACAAGCAACCCGCAAATCAGTGGTGAATTTTTTCttaagataaagaagaagttGGAAAGCACCATTGAAAGATTGGAGGATTTCGAAAAGCAAATTGGTCGCCTTGATCTAACAAAGTATCTTGATTTGGGTgaacaagaaaaaagggaattttCAACTTCTGTGGTTGTTAAATCTGAAATCTTAGGTAGGCAGAATGAAATAGAGGACCTGGTGGGCCGTTTATTATCTGTTGATGCAAATGGCAAAAACTTGGCAGTAATTCCTATTGTTGGAATGGCTGGCGTTGGCAAGACGACACTTGCTAAAGCTATTTACAATGATGAGAGAGTGAAAAGCCATTTCAATTTGAAAGCTTGGATTTGTGTGTCCGAACCATATGATGCTTTCAGAATAACAAAGGAGTTACTTCAAGAAATTGGTTTAGAGGTTGATAACAATCTGAATCAACTTCAAGTCAAATTGAAGGAAAGCTTAAAGGGAAAAAAGTTTCTTTTTGTCCTAGATGATGTATGGAATGAAAGCCCTACACAGTGGGatgacttgaaaaatcttttcGTACTAGGAGATGTAGGAAGTAAGATAATTGTAACGACACGTAAGGGAGGTGTTGCCTCGATGATGGATAATGAGAAAATTAGCATGGACATTTTGTCCAGTGAAGTCTCTTGGTCTTTATTCAAAAGACATGCATTTCAAAACATAGATCCTAAGGAGCATCCAGAACTTGAAGAGGTAGGGAAACAAATTGCAGCTAAGTGCAATGGATTGCCCTTAGCTCTAAAGACACTCGCTGGCATGTTACGCTCCAAATCAGAGGTTAAAGGGTGGGAACGTATTTTGAGAAGTGAAATATGGGAGCTTCCAAACGATGACATATTAGCAGCGTTGAAGTTGAGCTACAATGATCTCCCCGCACATTTGAAGCGATGCTTTTCCTATTGTGCTATATTTCCCAAAGATTATCCATTTTGCAAAGAGCAAGTCATTCAACTCTGGATTGCTAATGGTCTCGTACAGCGGTTGCAAGAATATGTACAAATTGAAGATTTAGGCAATGAATACTTTGACGAGTTGCAATCAAGATCATTGTTCGAAATGGTCCCAAGTTCTTCTCAAGGGAACACAGAGAAATTCTTAATGCATGATCTTTTGAATGATTTAGCCCAAATTGCATCTTTACAACTTTGTATCAGGTTGCAAGAGAGCCAAGGATCTCATACATTGGAAAAAAGTCGACATCTATCATATTTAATGGAATATGGCGACTTTGGGAAATTGAAACCCCTCTGCAAATTGGAGCAGCTGAGGACATTGCTTCCCATAAGCTTTTCAGATGGTTCATTCCCTCTAAGCAAGAGGGTGCTGCATAACATATTGCCAAGACTAACATCCTTAAGGGCACTATCATTGTCTCGTTATCAGATTAAGGAGTTGCCGGATGTCTTgtttatcaaattaaaactcctaagatttttggacctttcTCAGACAGAGATAAGAAAGTTACCAGATTCCATTTGTGTTCTGTATAACTTAGAGACACTTCTCCTGTCACATTGTAGTTGTCTTGAGGAGTTACCACCGCAGATGGAAAGGTTGATCAACTTGCGTCACCTTGACATTAGCGGCACTCTTCTCTTGGAGATGCCGCTACAACAAAGTAAGTTGAAAAGCCTCCATGTGCTAGTGGGAGCTAAGTTTCTTCTGACTGGTTGCAGTGATTCGAGAATAGGAGATTTGGGTGAACTACATAACTTGTATGGATCTCTATCAATTCTAGAGTTGCAAAATGTGGTTGATAGAAGGGAAGCTCTGAAGGCAAACATGAGGGAGAAGAATCATGTTGAAAAGTTATCGTTGGAGTGGAGTGAAAGTATTGCCGACAATTCACAAACTGAAAGAGACATACTTGATGAGCTACATCCAAATCCAAACATTAAAGAACTCCAAATCACGGGATATAGAGGGACAAAATTTCCAAACTGGCTGGCTGATCATTGTTTTCTTAAGTTGGCCAAATTGTCACTTAGCAACTGCAAGGCCTGTTATTCCTTGCCATCACTAGGACAACTTCCTTCATTGAAATTCCTCGCCATTAGAGGGATGGATCGAATAACAGAGGTGACTGAAGAATTCTATGGCAGTTCGTCATCCAAAAAGCCATTTAACTCTCTTGAGAAGCTTGAATTTGCGGAGATGCCGGAGTGGAAGCAGTGGCATGTACTAGGGAATGGAGAGTTCCCTGCACTTCAGGACCTTTCAATTGAAGATTGCCCCAAGTTGATTGGAAAGTTGCCTGATAATCTTTGTTCTCTAACAAGATTGACAATTTCAGAATGTCCTAAACTCAATTTGGAGACACCTATCCAACTTTCAAATTTGAAAGAGTTTACAGTTTCTGGTTCTCCTAAGGTTGGAGTTCTTTTTGATGACGCTGAACTGTTTACATCCCAACTTCAGGGAATGAAGCAGATTGTTGAATTATATATTCATAATTGTCAGTCTCTTACCTCCTTACCTATTAGCATTCTGTCGAATACCTTGAAGACAATAGAGATATATGGTTGTGGGAAACTGAAATTGGAGGCGTCAGTTGGTGAGATGATTTCTAGCGGATATTGTAACATGTTTCTGGAGAGATTGGATCTACGTGGATGTGATTCTATAGATGATATATCGCATGAGTTGGTCCCAAGAGCACGTGATTTGAGTGTAGATAATTGCCACAACCTTAAAAGGCTTTTGATTCCTACTGGGACTGAAACTCTCGAAATTAGGGATTGCGAGAATCTTGAAAGATTTACGGTGACATGTGGGACTCCGATGACGTCATTATTTATTCACGGATGCGAGAAACTGAAGTGGCTGCCAGAACGTATGCAGGAACTCCTTCCATCTCTTAAGAGACTGACACTGTGGAATTGTCCAGAAATAGAGTCCTTTCCTGAAGGAGGATTGCCCTTCAATTTAGAAGATCTTGAGATCTCTAATTGCAAGAAACTAGTGAATGGCCTAAAGGAGTGCTGTTTAAGACTCCCCGCTCTCAGAAAGTTACTGATCTACCATGATGCTA GACGAAGACTTCTAATATCCAATCTGAAAACATTAAGCAGCCAAGTTTTCAAAAGCCTCATCTCTCTTGAATTTCTATCTACTGGTAATTTACCTCAAATTCAGTCACTGCTGGTAGAAGGGCTTCCCTCGTGTCTTTCTGAGATAATGTTATATGGCCATCATGAACTCCATTCACTACCGATGGAAGGTCTTCTGATTAAAATGAGTGGTGTTCTGATAAAT CACAAGTGTGTAAGGAAGAAATCCATCAGTGAAGCTGTTGGAAAGGACAAATAA